In one window of Pseudodesulfovibrio sediminis DNA:
- a CDS encoding TetR/AcrR family transcriptional regulator — MSHLQIVPKVIPIRNKEQTKEKLIRAVGKVVAEVGFQRLGVNMVAREAGVDKKLIYRYFRGLPGLMTEYGKTIEFWPTAEELIGDDTDIIRKTPPGKLMGIFFKRYLRAILKRPLTLEILAWEAIERNELTQSLEDVRAKTALEFFEMMEEDPPDEIDLTALVLIMAGAVNFLAVRSRIHRTLGGVDIQSEDGWKRIEDTIDLMLERTLNLS; from the coding sequence ATGTCACACCTCCAAATTGTTCCCAAGGTTATTCCAATACGAAATAAGGAACAGACAAAAGAAAAACTCATTCGAGCCGTAGGGAAGGTCGTGGCCGAAGTCGGATTCCAACGTCTTGGGGTTAATATGGTCGCTCGCGAAGCTGGTGTCGATAAGAAGCTCATATATCGATATTTCCGTGGGCTTCCTGGCTTGATGACGGAGTATGGTAAGACGATAGAGTTTTGGCCAACTGCTGAAGAGTTGATCGGAGATGATACAGATATCATCAGAAAGACTCCTCCTGGTAAGCTCATGGGGATTTTCTTTAAACGGTATTTACGCGCTATACTCAAGCGGCCTTTAACGCTAGAGATTCTTGCTTGGGAGGCAATAGAGCGCAATGAGCTGACTCAGTCCTTGGAAGATGTTCGCGCCAAGACAGCTTTAGAGTTTTTTGAGATGATGGAAGAAGATCCGCCAGATGAAATTGATTTGACCGCTCTCGTTCTTATTATGGCAGGGGCGGTGAATTTCCTGGCGGTTCGATCAAGGATTCATCGGACTCTAGGCGGGGTAGATATTCAGTCCGAAGACGGTTGGAAACGTATTGAAGATACAATTGACCTTATGCTGGAACGCACATTAAATCTGTCCTAA
- a CDS encoding MucR family transcriptional regulator, which produces MEDYLKEALEIVKAQASVRTMTEDEITSMVQKLATGIKAIAEGAPVAAEESTAVDPQKAIREKSILCCVCGKSFKVITKKHLASHGLTPEEYREKYGYKKKLPLVCKSLQRARRKKMKEMKLWTKRGQNS; this is translated from the coding sequence ATGGAAGATTATTTGAAGGAAGCCTTGGAAATAGTCAAAGCACAGGCAAGTGTCAGGACTATGACTGAGGACGAAATCACTTCAATGGTGCAAAAACTGGCTACTGGCATCAAGGCCATCGCAGAAGGAGCACCTGTCGCAGCAGAAGAATCAACAGCAGTTGATCCTCAAAAAGCTATTCGCGAAAAATCCATTCTTTGCTGTGTCTGCGGCAAGTCTTTTAAAGTCATCACCAAAAAGCATCTTGCCAGCCATGGACTTACCCCTGAAGAATACAGGGAAAAATATGGCTATAAGAAAAAACTGCCATTGGTATGTAAATCCCTGCAAAGAGCACGCAGAAAGAAAATGAAAGAAATGAAGCTCTGGACGAAACGAGGCCAGAACAGCTAA
- a CDS encoding MerR family transcriptional regulator, with translation MNKKFISLREVGRQLDIPPSTIVYYKDKFAKYIPSEGGEGRRTRYPVEVLEIFRRIRKMFNDNWSTEQIERELALKFSVLMNDQQRDQLFEQPLSRQGLDHLSGVLSKMSDVLENQSLFRSEIRSLRDEVAELRSERDAENLRQQESIVSLQQELASLKRRVAGQGGGDGIDFPPADFLAGPLVIESGGEYLGVQGRGKSPFSLADFVQLIERKQSDVVSVETSWKRQNGHWVLVVSTDDAENGREQNIFLVARQTVTPSKNTVTEIIRLNIDGQDAPDALLLTLFRQLKTVFNG, from the coding sequence ATGAATAAAAAATTTATCAGCTTGAGAGAGGTTGGTCGACAGTTGGATATTCCGCCGTCGACTATCGTCTATTATAAAGATAAATTTGCAAAATATATCCCATCAGAGGGCGGAGAGGGGCGGCGCACGCGCTACCCAGTTGAGGTTCTTGAAATCTTCAGGAGGATTAGAAAGATGTTCAATGACAACTGGTCTACTGAACAAATTGAACGAGAATTAGCTCTCAAATTCAGTGTGTTAATGAATGATCAACAGCGTGATCAACTTTTTGAACAGCCTCTTTCGCGTCAAGGGTTGGACCACCTTTCAGGGGTGTTGTCCAAGATGTCTGACGTGCTGGAGAATCAATCACTCTTCAGGAGTGAGATACGTTCACTTCGGGATGAGGTCGCTGAGTTGCGCTCTGAGCGTGACGCTGAAAATTTGCGTCAGCAGGAGTCGATTGTCTCACTTCAGCAGGAGTTGGCTTCCCTGAAACGGCGTGTAGCTGGACAAGGGGGAGGCGACGGCATTGATTTCCCGCCTGCTGATTTTTTGGCCGGGCCGTTGGTTATTGAGTCCGGTGGTGAGTATCTTGGTGTGCAGGGGCGAGGAAAAAGTCCTTTTTCATTGGCTGATTTTGTTCAGCTTATCGAGCGTAAGCAGTCTGATGTCGTCTCGGTTGAAACTTCATGGAAACGGCAAAACGGTCATTGGGTGCTTGTAGTGAGTACTGATGACGCTGAAAACGGTCGTGAGCAGAATATTTTTTTGGTAGCCAGACAGACTGTGACGCCAAGCAAAAACACTGTTACCGAGATTATTCGATTGAACATCGATGGGCAGGATGCGCCGGATGCTTTGCTGCTGACTTTGTTCCGTCAGTTGAAGACCGTTTTTAATGGATAG
- the thiD gene encoding bifunctional hydroxymethylpyrimidine kinase/phosphomethylpyrimidine kinase, translating to MDRLPCILTIAGSDSGGGAGIQADIKAITMLGGYAASVITALTAQNTKAVTSIHAPSAKFVAKQLVTVLDDIEVDAAKTGMLFSAAIIKELAPVLAKKTFPLVVDPVCVATSGTKLLKDDALDALIEHIFPLADLLTPNIPEAQLFTGIEIKGRDDVFKAAEKLLAMGPKAVLIKGGHSDSFAVTDWFVTPGAQPMPFMQQRVDTKNTHGTGCTLSAAIAVGLGQGLNMGAAILKAQDYLNLALRAGYRLGEGGGPPNHLAPWFKEQARNDVLAQVDEIGRRLIAASGFKVMLPLGRANIAVALPYADNVSEVAGFSGGFIVSSRDHVSVVGYPEFGASLRSASVLLAVNRLQGQFGACMALGSTPVIKLALEKAGAEVIWMDRDGMPESMRDENGSFEEWGAFEAYKSCTNPEAVHAVGDPGAIGRESVIYILAEDTEALMERMHEIADVLTADVDSL from the coding sequence ATGGATCGACTCCCTTGCATACTGACCATTGCCGGTTCGGATTCCGGAGGTGGGGCAGGTATACAGGCCGATATCAAGGCCATAACCATGCTCGGTGGATACGCAGCTAGCGTCATTACCGCGCTGACTGCTCAGAATACCAAAGCTGTGACGAGCATCCATGCTCCGTCGGCTAAGTTCGTGGCGAAACAGCTGGTCACGGTTCTAGATGATATAGAAGTGGATGCAGCCAAGACGGGCATGCTGTTTTCGGCTGCCATTATCAAGGAGTTGGCTCCCGTCCTCGCCAAAAAGACTTTCCCTCTGGTTGTTGATCCTGTCTGTGTAGCGACTTCCGGCACTAAGTTGCTAAAGGACGATGCGTTGGATGCCTTGATTGAGCACATCTTCCCGCTGGCTGACTTGCTGACCCCCAATATTCCGGAGGCCCAGCTTTTTACCGGCATTGAGATAAAAGGGAGGGATGACGTTTTCAAAGCTGCCGAAAAGTTGCTTGCAATGGGCCCGAAAGCTGTTTTGATTAAGGGGGGGCATTCCGATTCATTTGCTGTTACAGATTGGTTTGTGACACCCGGAGCCCAGCCTATGCCATTTATGCAGCAGCGAGTGGATACGAAAAACACGCATGGAACAGGGTGTACGCTTTCTGCTGCCATTGCTGTCGGATTGGGCCAGGGTTTGAACATGGGGGCAGCCATTCTCAAGGCCCAGGATTACTTGAATCTGGCTCTGCGGGCTGGGTACCGCCTTGGAGAGGGCGGCGGGCCACCTAATCATCTGGCTCCATGGTTCAAGGAGCAGGCGCGAAATGACGTTCTTGCACAGGTGGATGAAATAGGGCGACGGCTTATTGCAGCGTCTGGTTTCAAGGTCATGCTGCCGTTGGGACGTGCCAATATTGCAGTGGCATTGCCCTATGCTGACAACGTTTCTGAAGTTGCTGGATTTTCTGGTGGTTTTATAGTTTCCTCCAGGGATCATGTGTCTGTGGTTGGGTATCCTGAATTCGGTGCTTCGCTCAGGTCTGCTTCCGTCCTTTTGGCTGTGAACCGGCTACAGGGACAGTTTGGCGCTTGCATGGCTCTTGGGTCTACCCCGGTCATAAAGCTCGCCTTGGAGAAAGCAGGGGCGGAAGTCATCTGGATGGATCGGGATGGTATGCCGGAATCCATGCGAGATGAGAATGGGAGTTTTGAAGAGTGGGGCGCCTTTGAAGCTTACAAAAGTTGCACGAACCCCGAAGCTGTTCACGCTGTCGGTGATCCAGGTGCCATTGGGCGTGAATCCGTTATTTACATTCTGGCCGAAGACACCGAGGCCTTGATGGAAAGAATGCATGAAATAGCCGATGTTTTGACCGCAGATGTGGACAGTTTATAG
- the tig gene encoding trigger factor, with protein sequence MEYNVEEISPVKRKITVEVPAEEANAAISAAIALYRMQADVKGFRKGKVPSTVVESKFRKQIYGEATTDLINYQINEIMSGLAMQPMSRIDVDAREIVRDEDFSYAIEFEVAPTLDLPEYKGLPVEEADVFVSDEEVAEVESRILANNAEVKVIEDVRPPKDGEVASVSFGAYQGDQIVEGIQAENFDLVLGENQALPEFEDMLKTMTTGESGETDVTFPADFINEKLAGQTVTMKAKLHAIKERITPEMSDSVAQKAGFKDVETMRNGIRESYSSQRKQMNKAAAQSNLLNTIIDQITEFPLPPAMVEDRIDRLIKDLEYKLDRQGKGFQSLGKSPEELRSDFRGEAESTVKAEIFLLAVAAEESLDITPEEIESTLGQLAMQSRQPLHELKKYYEDNNLIVPLKDRLLCDKASELIYDAAEVTLVAAPTEGKKAAEKAPAKKADAATADGPQFASKAEAVEWAVANLGIKESTAKGYSLAKLQERADKFTEQEA encoded by the coding sequence ATGGAATACAATGTTGAAGAGATCTCGCCGGTAAAACGGAAAATTACGGTCGAAGTCCCTGCCGAAGAGGCAAACGCCGCTATTTCTGCTGCCATCGCCCTGTATCGTATGCAGGCTGACGTCAAAGGTTTTCGTAAGGGCAAAGTGCCTTCTACTGTTGTGGAGTCCAAATTCCGCAAACAGATTTATGGCGAAGCTACTACTGATTTGATCAACTATCAGATCAATGAAATCATGAGCGGTCTGGCCATGCAGCCCATGTCCCGCATCGATGTCGATGCCAGGGAAATCGTTCGCGATGAAGATTTTTCGTATGCCATCGAATTTGAAGTGGCTCCCACTCTTGATCTTCCCGAGTACAAGGGGCTTCCTGTCGAGGAAGCCGATGTTTTCGTTTCCGACGAAGAAGTCGCCGAAGTGGAAAGCCGCATTCTGGCCAACAACGCCGAAGTCAAAGTCATTGAAGATGTGCGTCCTCCCAAGGATGGCGAAGTCGCTTCCGTGAGCTTCGGTGCGTATCAGGGAGACCAGATTGTTGAGGGCATACAGGCCGAAAACTTCGACCTGGTGCTTGGCGAGAATCAGGCCCTGCCCGAGTTCGAAGACATGCTCAAGACCATGACCACCGGCGAATCCGGTGAGACGGATGTCACTTTCCCGGCTGACTTCATCAATGAAAAGCTGGCTGGACAGACTGTGACCATGAAGGCCAAGCTGCATGCCATCAAGGAACGTATCACTCCCGAGATGAGTGATTCCGTTGCTCAGAAGGCCGGTTTCAAGGATGTTGAGACCATGCGTAACGGTATCCGTGAATCCTATTCTTCCCAGCGCAAGCAGATGAACAAGGCTGCCGCACAGTCCAACCTGCTCAACACGATTATTGATCAGATTACAGAATTCCCGCTCCCTCCTGCAATGGTCGAGGATCGCATCGATCGTCTGATTAAGGATCTGGAATACAAGCTTGACCGTCAGGGTAAAGGCTTCCAGTCTCTGGGCAAGAGCCCTGAGGAATTGCGTTCCGACTTCCGTGGTGAAGCGGAGTCGACCGTTAAGGCTGAAATTTTCCTGTTGGCTGTTGCTGCCGAAGAGTCTCTCGATATAACTCCCGAGGAGATCGAGTCCACGCTGGGCCAGCTCGCCATGCAGTCCCGTCAGCCGCTGCACGAACTCAAGAAGTACTATGAGGACAATAACCTCATCGTGCCTTTGAAGGATCGTCTGCTGTGCGACAAGGCTTCCGAACTGATTTACGACGCTGCCGAAGTAACGCTGGTAGCCGCTCCGACAGAAGGCAAGAAGGCCGCAGAAAAAGCGCCGGCCAAAAAAGCTGATGCTGCTACCGCTGACGGTCCCCAGTTTGCTTCCAAGGCTGAAGCCGTTGAGTGGGCCGTTGCCAACCTCGGTATCAAGGAAAGCACTGCAAAGGGATACTCTCTGGCAAAGCTTCAGGAACGGGCTGACAAGTTCACTGAGCAGGAAGCGTAA
- the clpP gene encoding ATP-dependent Clp endopeptidase proteolytic subunit ClpP, whose amino-acid sequence MKETYMVAIPMVIETTGRTERAYDIYSRLLKDRIILLGSAIDDHVASLICAQLLFLESENPEKEIYMYINSPGGVVTAGMAIYDTMQYISAPVATLCLGQAASMGSLLLAAGEKGMRYALPHSRIMIHQPLGGAQGQATDIEIQANEILRQKKILNQILADHTGQKLSKIGTDTDRDYFMSAEESVEYGLIDKVMKSREDVSEDSKG is encoded by the coding sequence ATGAAGGAGACATACATGGTCGCCATCCCCATGGTCATCGAAACCACCGGTCGCACTGAACGTGCCTACGACATCTACTCTCGCCTGCTTAAAGACCGGATTATTCTGCTTGGCAGTGCCATTGACGACCACGTCGCCAGCCTCATTTGTGCCCAGCTTCTTTTCCTGGAGTCAGAAAATCCGGAAAAGGAAATTTATATGTATATCAATTCGCCGGGCGGCGTCGTGACCGCAGGCATGGCAATCTATGATACCATGCAATATATTTCAGCGCCCGTGGCCACACTGTGCCTTGGGCAAGCCGCCAGCATGGGCTCGCTCCTGCTTGCGGCAGGCGAAAAAGGCATGCGGTATGCACTGCCTCATAGCCGGATCATGATTCATCAGCCGTTGGGAGGAGCCCAGGGGCAGGCCACGGACATCGAAATCCAGGCTAATGAAATCCTGAGACAAAAGAAAATACTCAATCAAATTCTCGCCGATCATACCGGGCAGAAATTGTCCAAGATCGGCACGGATACCGACCGTGACTATTTCATGTCTGCTGAGGAGTCGGTAGAATACGGTCTCATCGACAAGGTCATGAAGTCCCGTGAAGATGTGAGTGAAGACAGCAAGGGTTAA